Proteins encoded within one genomic window of Etheostoma cragini isolate CJK2018 chromosome 21, CSU_Ecrag_1.0, whole genome shotgun sequence:
- the pdk2a gene encoding pyruvate dehydrogenase (acetyl-transferring) kinase isozyme 2, mitochondrial yields MKFVRFIMKNAALASVPKQIDHFSKFSPSPLSMKQFLDFGSSNACEKTSFVFLRQELPVRLSNIMKEINLLPDKLLTTPSVQTVQSWYIQSLMEILEFLDKNPDDYKVLGEFVDALVTIRNRHNDVVPTMAEGIIEYKEVFPQDPMTNQNIQYFLDRFYMSRISIRMLINQHTLIFDGTLNPVHPNTIGSIDPHCQVGDVVQDAFNSAKMLCEQYYLRSPDLILQEICVKEKNYPISIEYVPSHLYHMLFELFKNAMRATIETHDNSNNLPPIQVLVSLGDEDMSIKVSDKGGGVPFRKIENLFSYMYSTAPAPHIGERTRPPLAGFGYGLPISRLYAKYFQGDLQLYSMEGHGTDAVIYLKALSTDSIERLPVYNKTALKNYKVMQEADDWCIPSKEPLDLSIHKMPK; encoded by the exons ATGAAGTTCGTTAGGTTTATAATGAAAAACGCCGCCTTGGCCAGCGTGCCGAAACAGATCGATCATTTCTCAAAGTTTTCTCCTTCACCGCTCTCCATGAAGCAATTTCTTGATTTCG GTTCCAGCAACGCCTGTGAGAAGACATCTTTTGTATTTCTGAGACAGGAGCTTCCTGTGAGACTGTCAAACATCATGAAGGAGATTAACCTGTTGCCGGACAAGCTGCTCACCACCCCCTCTGTGCAAACAGTGCAGAGCTG gtACATCCAGAGTTTGATGGAGATCCTGGAATTCCTAGACAAGAATCCTGATGACTACAAAGTCCTGGGAGA GTTTGTCGACGCCTTGGTTACCATCAGAAACAGGCACAACGATGTGGTGCCTACTATGGCCGAGGGTATCATAGAATACAAGGAGGTCTTCCCCCAGGACCCAATGACCAACCAGAACATCCAATACTTTCTGGACCGCTTCTACATGAGCCGCATCTCTATTCGCATGCTCATAAACCAGCACA CTCTTATTTTTGACGGTACCCTCAACCCGGTCCACCCAAACACCATAGGGAGCATTGACCCTCACTGTCAAGTCGGAGATGTAGTCCAGG ATGCCTTCAACAGTGCCAAGATGCTATGTGAACAGTACTACCTGCGCTCCCCAGATCTGATACTACAGGAGATATGTG tCAAGGAGAAGAACTATCCAATAAGCATCGAATACGTGCCCTCTCACCTTTATCACATGTTGTTTGAGCTCTTCAAG AATGCTATGAGAGCCACCATTGAGACCCATGACAACAGCAACAACCTTCCACCCATTCAAGTCTTGGTGTCACTTGGAGATGAGGACATGTCCATCAAG GTGAGCGACAAGGGTGGCGGTGTCCCCTTTCGAAAGATCGAGAACCTTTTCAGCTACATGTACTCCACAGCTCCTGCTCCACACATCGGAGAGCGCACACGGCCTCCACTG GCTGGTTTTGGTTACGGTCTGCCCATTTCGCGCCTCTATGCCAAGTACTTCCAGGGCGACCTGCAGCTCTACTCCATGGAGGGCCACGGCACAGACGCTGTCATCTACCTGAAG GCGCTGTCCACAGACTCCATCGAGAGGTTGCCGGTGTACAACAAAACTGCTCTGAAGAACTACAAAGTAATGCAAGAGGCCGACGACTGGTGTATACCCAGTAAAGAGCCCCTAGATCTGAGCATCCATAAGATGCCCAAATGA